From the genome of Pyxidicoccus trucidator, one region includes:
- a CDS encoding metallophosphoesterase family protein, translated as MRIAVISDLHLGRRDAADHFGHDDSGFLRFLRFLESNFERIILLGDIFETLTPRTPGRQVAELAAARAAHPDIVQRFAQPQYHYIHGNHDLVAGTLLGAPEQLVLEADGVRMLFTHGHHHDWVIRKARFLSEAAVWAGAWLRRMRLRAMFRMFQALDARLTNALPDPERCTFQRWALARANDSGADIVVTGHTHLGMRVEHGSRLFLNSGTCSEGQFSFLSLDTRAARYSLHSTW; from the coding sequence ATGCGCATCGCGGTGATTTCGGACCTGCACCTCGGGCGGCGTGATGCCGCGGACCACTTCGGACACGACGACTCCGGCTTCCTGCGATTCCTCCGCTTCCTGGAGAGCAACTTCGAGCGCATCATCCTGCTCGGCGACATCTTCGAGACGCTCACCCCGAGGACTCCGGGGAGGCAGGTGGCCGAGCTGGCCGCGGCCCGCGCGGCGCACCCGGACATCGTCCAGCGCTTCGCCCAGCCCCAGTACCACTACATCCACGGCAACCATGACCTGGTGGCCGGCACCCTGCTGGGAGCGCCCGAGCAGCTCGTCCTGGAGGCAGACGGGGTGAGGATGCTGTTCACCCATGGGCACCACCATGACTGGGTCATCCGCAAGGCGCGCTTCCTGTCGGAGGCGGCGGTGTGGGCGGGGGCCTGGCTGCGGCGGATGCGACTGCGGGCCATGTTCCGCATGTTCCAGGCGCTGGACGCGCGGCTGACGAACGCGCTGCCGGACCCGGAGCGCTGCACCTTCCAGCGCTGGGCGCTGGCGCGGGCCAACGACAGCGGCGCCGACATCGTCGTCACCGGCCACACCCACCTGGGCATGCGCGTGGAGCACGGCAGCCGGCTGTTCCTCAACAGCGGCACGTGCTCGGAGGGCCAGTTCTCCTTCCTCAGCCTGGACACCCGCGCCGCCCGCTACTCCCTGCACAGCACCTGGTAG
- a CDS encoding DUF5916 domain-containing protein: MALRVVPFTLCMLLLGGALAHAQVPGPRRTVSAVRVEQPPAVDGVLDDAAWKQASFTTDLVQKEPEQGLPATLRTEVAFVYDGDALYVGARMFSDSPADIETVMTRRDESGVAERLIISLDTWHDRRTAYSFAVTAAGQRVDWFHPSDAEYDRDFSFNPVWQARTSLTGGGWVAELRIPFSQLRFNDGDEQVWGLNLNRYVPRRNEDDFWVVVPRHVTGWSSWFGELTGVRGVRPSRRLELLPYVAGDWQLNSGRNPRAGTPFDSRRDWAGRVGGDAKVGLGPNLTLDATVNPDFGQLEADPAVVNLTAFETVFDERRPFFTEGSPLFAGNGPTYFYSRRIGASPRLLGDLQSQQDFVEAPRASTLWGAGKLTGRLASGLSVGALAAVTGQSFADVYDFDTAAEGRVKLEPFTGYGVVRVQQELGDGASVVGAMLTGVNRSVTPTGQAQSLAFNLPQQAYTASADASFRLGAGGQYALSAYAGGSRVSGSPEAMARLQRSSARYFQRPDQTYVRVDPEATSLSGYTAGATLERVSGRHWLWSVGGYAESPGFELNDVGSLQTADDLQADLSLTYRDTEPGRWLRGLETTLGLYNNWNYGGVRQSTSLSSTASATFPNFWTGAVTASYFPRALSDVLTRGGPLMQTGQGVDFIAELDNAFSATTRWNLNAKAWRYETGSHGYVLGGSLGVQPTSRLRLSVEPGLSRYTEEPQYVATVDGGGAETYGRRYVFGAVDRNELFARLRVDFFVTPDLSVELYAEPFAASGRYSRFGELARARSRTLLYYGDENVTHEDGRLRVVDGSGAAFEVDDPDFNLRSLRSNLVVRWEFRPGSTFFFVWQQDRSTEQALGRVLEPSALGNSFSAPGSHTFAVKLAWWLPVD; this comes from the coding sequence ATGGCCCTCCGAGTCGTCCCATTCACGCTCTGCATGCTGCTCCTGGGTGGCGCGCTGGCCCACGCCCAGGTTCCAGGTCCTCGCCGGACGGTGTCGGCGGTGCGCGTGGAGCAGCCGCCCGCGGTGGACGGCGTGCTGGACGACGCGGCCTGGAAGCAGGCCAGCTTCACCACCGACCTCGTGCAGAAGGAACCGGAACAGGGTCTCCCCGCCACGCTGCGCACGGAGGTCGCGTTCGTCTACGACGGAGACGCGCTCTATGTCGGCGCGCGGATGTTCAGCGATTCGCCAGCCGACATCGAGACGGTGATGACGCGGCGGGACGAGAGCGGCGTGGCGGAGCGGCTCATCATCTCCCTCGACACCTGGCATGACCGGCGCACGGCCTACAGCTTCGCGGTGACGGCCGCGGGCCAGCGCGTGGACTGGTTCCACCCGTCGGACGCCGAGTACGACAGGGACTTCTCCTTCAACCCTGTGTGGCAGGCGCGCACCTCCCTGACGGGCGGGGGCTGGGTGGCGGAGCTGCGGATTCCCTTCTCCCAGCTCCGCTTCAACGACGGAGACGAGCAGGTGTGGGGCCTCAATCTCAACCGCTACGTGCCGCGCCGCAACGAGGACGACTTCTGGGTGGTGGTGCCCCGCCACGTCACCGGCTGGTCCTCGTGGTTCGGCGAGCTGACGGGGGTGCGCGGGGTGAGGCCCTCGCGCCGCCTGGAGCTGCTGCCGTACGTGGCGGGGGACTGGCAGTTGAACTCCGGGCGCAACCCGCGCGCGGGCACGCCCTTCGACTCGCGGCGGGACTGGGCGGGCCGGGTGGGCGGCGACGCCAAGGTGGGCCTGGGGCCCAACCTCACGCTGGATGCCACGGTGAACCCGGACTTCGGCCAGCTGGAGGCGGACCCGGCGGTGGTGAACCTGACGGCCTTCGAGACTGTCTTCGACGAGCGCCGCCCCTTCTTCACCGAGGGCAGCCCGCTCTTCGCGGGCAACGGCCCCACGTACTTCTACTCGCGCCGCATCGGCGCCTCGCCGCGCCTGCTGGGTGACTTGCAGTCGCAGCAGGACTTCGTGGAGGCGCCCCGGGCCAGCACGCTGTGGGGCGCGGGGAAGCTCACCGGACGGCTGGCCTCGGGCCTGTCGGTGGGAGCGCTGGCGGCCGTCACCGGGCAGAGCTTCGCGGACGTCTACGACTTCGACACGGCGGCGGAGGGCCGGGTGAAGCTGGAGCCCTTCACCGGCTACGGCGTGGTGCGCGTGCAGCAGGAACTGGGAGACGGGGCCTCGGTGGTGGGGGCCATGCTGACGGGCGTGAATCGCTCCGTGACGCCCACGGGCCAGGCACAGAGCCTCGCCTTCAACCTGCCTCAGCAGGCGTACACGGCGAGCGCGGACGCGTCCTTCCGGCTGGGCGCGGGGGGCCAGTACGCGCTGAGCGCGTACGCGGGCGGCAGCCGCGTGAGCGGCTCGCCCGAGGCCATGGCGCGGCTGCAGCGCTCCAGCGCGAGGTACTTCCAGCGGCCGGACCAGACCTACGTGCGGGTGGACCCGGAGGCCACGTCGCTGTCCGGCTACACCGCGGGGGCCACGCTGGAGCGGGTGAGCGGCCGGCACTGGCTGTGGAGCGTGGGCGGCTACGCGGAGTCGCCGGGCTTCGAGCTCAACGACGTGGGCAGCCTGCAGACGGCGGACGACCTCCAGGCGGACCTGAGCCTCACGTACCGGGACACGGAGCCGGGCCGGTGGCTGCGCGGCCTGGAGACGACGCTGGGGCTCTACAACAACTGGAACTACGGCGGCGTGCGCCAGTCCACCAGCCTGTCCTCGACGGCGAGCGCCACCTTCCCCAACTTCTGGACGGGGGCTGTCACCGCCTCGTACTTCCCGCGCGCGCTGTCGGACGTGCTGACGCGCGGCGGGCCGCTGATGCAGACGGGGCAGGGGGTGGACTTCATCGCCGAGCTGGACAACGCCTTCAGCGCGACGACGCGCTGGAACCTCAACGCGAAGGCGTGGCGGTACGAGACGGGCAGCCACGGCTACGTGCTGGGCGGGAGCCTGGGCGTGCAGCCCACGTCGCGGCTGCGCCTGTCCGTCGAGCCGGGGCTGTCGCGCTACACGGAGGAGCCGCAGTACGTTGCCACGGTGGACGGCGGCGGGGCGGAGACCTACGGCCGGCGCTACGTCTTCGGCGCGGTGGACCGCAACGAGCTGTTCGCCCGGCTGCGCGTGGACTTCTTCGTCACCCCGGACCTGAGCGTGGAGCTGTACGCGGAGCCCTTCGCGGCCAGCGGGCGCTACAGCCGCTTCGGTGAGCTGGCCCGGGCGCGGAGCCGCACGCTGCTGTACTACGGCGACGAGAATGTCACCCACGAGGATGGGCGGCTGCGGGTGGTGGACGGCTCGGGCGCGGCCTTCGAGGTGGACGACCCGGACTTCAACCTCCGCTCGCTGCGCAGCAACCTGGTGGTGCGCTGGGAGTTCCGGCCGGGCAGCACGTTCTTCTTCGTGTGGCAGCAGGACCGCTCCACCGAGCAGGCCCTGGGCCGCGTGCTGGAGCCGTCCGCGCTGGGCAACAGCTTCTCCGCCCCGGGCAGCCACACCTTCGCGGTGAAGCTGGCCTGGTGGCTGCCGGTGGACTGA
- a CDS encoding DVUA0089 family protein — MSTSHRSAPGLLAVAALALFALACSSSEPSDSEDCSSQQISCGGTCLDPRTDDRNCGACGFACQAGYACTQGVCAIEVACGNGQLNTGESCDDGNRRGDDGCSALCSLEPGYTCPGTPGVCATRCGDGVRAGSEACDDGNAASNDGCSAACALESGYDCTSTTPTVCAARCGDGRVRGSESCDDGNTTPGDGCNASCNVEGVFETEANDTVATANPLAWVPARAFGALASGADVDMYRFTLASVSDVLIETDDSRGSHSCQNIDTGIRLLDANGNFLAEDDDSGLGFCSLLDPATDPEVTHLRPGTYYVAVRAVGFSGTAALPYGLNIRRVATCGDGERTGSETCDDGNTADGDTCNRFCQVPPAPEAEPNGTTATASGPLTPESLFGGALTPSGDVDFYRFTLTATSDVALEVFDEAGPSSCLGMDPNLALLDASGAVVASNDDGGPENCPLLSAERGDRAMRRLAPGTWYVRVQSTPGGVIPGYTVRVRYEAVCGDGRVTGSEECDGGGRCTSTCERVPVCGDGFLDAPESCEDSNTADGDGCSRTCAVEGATSEVEPNDTRADADARASGGSPVRITSGGRHSGVLSGATDVDLYRVELAAPTVVRFETFHGGVLRCDVGGDTRVRLLGSTGTLVAESSGEGLRECAALLYHLTAGVHYVEVSASPNGEVPFTYVLETTFLASAGTEAEPNEVLASANTLSLTNGEGFVSGTHPTASDRDVFRITVPAGGRSLRAEISEGTGTESCESQGIDSQLTLLDADGEQLTTDDDGGRGYCSRIDGTGPTPDDFGARNLAAGTYYLEVRAASLASGEDAIFNYRLSVTLR, encoded by the coding sequence ATGTCGACGTCTCACCGCTCCGCCCCGGGGCTGCTCGCCGTGGCCGCCCTGGCGCTCTTCGCCCTGGCCTGTTCCTCGTCAGAACCCTCGGACTCCGAAGACTGTTCCTCGCAGCAGATCTCCTGCGGCGGCACCTGCCTCGACCCGCGGACGGATGACCGGAACTGCGGCGCGTGCGGCTTCGCCTGCCAGGCGGGCTACGCCTGTACGCAGGGCGTGTGCGCCATCGAGGTGGCTTGTGGCAACGGCCAGCTCAACACGGGCGAGTCCTGTGACGACGGCAACCGCCGGGGGGATGACGGCTGCAGCGCGCTGTGCTCGCTGGAGCCCGGCTACACCTGCCCCGGCACGCCCGGCGTCTGTGCCACCCGGTGTGGCGACGGCGTGCGCGCGGGGAGCGAGGCCTGCGACGACGGCAACGCGGCCTCCAATGATGGCTGCTCCGCCGCCTGTGCGCTGGAGTCCGGCTACGACTGCACCAGCACCACGCCCACCGTCTGTGCCGCGCGCTGCGGGGACGGGCGCGTGAGGGGCAGCGAGTCGTGCGACGACGGCAACACCACTCCGGGTGACGGGTGCAACGCCAGCTGCAACGTGGAGGGGGTGTTCGAGACCGAGGCGAACGACACGGTCGCCACCGCCAACCCGCTGGCCTGGGTGCCGGCGCGGGCGTTCGGCGCGCTGGCGTCCGGGGCGGACGTGGACATGTACCGCTTCACCCTCGCCTCGGTGTCCGACGTGCTCATCGAAACGGACGACAGCCGCGGCTCGCACAGCTGCCAGAACATCGACACGGGCATCCGGCTGCTGGACGCGAACGGCAACTTCCTGGCGGAGGACGACGACAGCGGGCTGGGCTTCTGCTCCCTGCTGGACCCTGCGACCGACCCGGAGGTGACGCACCTGCGCCCCGGCACCTACTACGTCGCCGTCCGCGCCGTGGGGTTCAGCGGCACGGCCGCCCTCCCCTACGGCCTCAACATCCGGCGCGTCGCCACCTGCGGCGACGGCGAGCGGACGGGCAGCGAGACGTGCGACGACGGCAACACGGCGGACGGCGACACGTGCAACCGCTTCTGCCAGGTGCCGCCCGCTCCGGAGGCCGAGCCCAATGGCACGACGGCCACCGCCAGCGGACCGCTGACTCCAGAGAGCCTCTTCGGTGGCGCGCTCACCCCCTCGGGGGATGTGGACTTCTATCGCTTCACTCTCACCGCCACCTCGGACGTCGCCCTGGAGGTCTTCGACGAGGCAGGCCCGTCGAGCTGCCTGGGCATGGACCCGAACCTCGCCCTGCTCGACGCGAGTGGCGCGGTGGTCGCTTCCAACGATGATGGCGGGCCGGAGAACTGCCCCCTGCTCTCCGCGGAGCGGGGAGACCGTGCCATGCGGCGGCTCGCCCCGGGCACCTGGTATGTGCGTGTCCAGTCGACCCCGGGCGGAGTCATCCCCGGCTACACCGTGCGCGTGCGGTACGAGGCCGTGTGTGGTGATGGCCGCGTCACCGGCAGCGAGGAGTGCGACGGGGGCGGGCGCTGCACCAGCACCTGCGAGCGCGTCCCGGTGTGTGGCGACGGGTTCCTCGACGCGCCCGAGAGCTGCGAGGACAGCAACACCGCGGACGGAGACGGCTGCAGCCGGACGTGCGCCGTGGAGGGCGCGACCTCCGAGGTGGAGCCCAACGACACCCGCGCCGACGCGGACGCGCGCGCCTCCGGTGGCTCGCCCGTGCGCATCACCAGCGGCGGGCGGCACTCCGGGGTGCTCTCCGGGGCGACGGACGTGGACCTGTACCGTGTCGAGCTCGCGGCGCCGACCGTGGTGCGCTTCGAGACCTTCCACGGAGGCGTGCTGCGCTGCGACGTAGGGGGAGACACGCGGGTGCGGCTGCTCGGCTCGACGGGCACCCTCGTCGCCGAGTCCTCCGGCGAGGGCCTCCGCGAGTGCGCGGCGCTCCTCTACCACCTGACCGCGGGCGTGCACTACGTGGAGGTCTCCGCGAGCCCGAACGGAGAGGTGCCCTTCACCTACGTCCTGGAGACGACCTTCCTGGCCAGCGCGGGAACCGAGGCGGAGCCCAACGAGGTGCTCGCCAGCGCCAATACGCTGAGCCTCACCAACGGGGAGGGCTTCGTCAGCGGGACCCACCCCACCGCGAGCGACCGGGACGTCTTCCGCATCACCGTGCCCGCAGGAGGCCGCTCGCTGCGCGCGGAAATCAGCGAGGGCACCGGGACGGAGAGCTGTGAGTCGCAAGGCATCGACAGCCAGCTCACGCTGCTCGACGCGGACGGCGAGCAGTTGACCACCGACGACGACGGCGGCCGGGGCTACTGCTCGCGCATCGACGGCACCGGCCCCACGCCGGATGACTTCGGCGCCAGAAACCTGGCGGCGGGCACCTACTACCTGGAGGTGCGCGCCGCGAGTCTGGCGAGCGGGGAGGACGCCATCTTCAACTACCGGCTTTCCGTCACCCTGCGCTGA
- a CDS encoding tetratricopeptide repeat protein, producing the protein MLHRSLRPLLLLASLVIGCSPALKVRVLEPARVNVGSSKKLVLMQTEGRPSIRDYVLNELRRQSRQDGYFALADRTDTGAIVKVAGREVQIHGDKAPTLEQGEIGLRVDVLGWDTDMEKRVTETKDDKGKVKKTKKDVFVAKLVLGVTAFNSAGRVLLAEEEYAGQFESEKVDELLPMAAAQMVDRVLGEITPRHVTHYIRMDDDDEAQKDFVKAAENGDVDGAVTKLTAYVEQHPDNAGALYNLAVLQDASGEYEKALEHYSRAISLASKDFYVKMRDECAARLASRQALAE; encoded by the coding sequence ATGCTCCACCGTTCGCTGCGTCCCCTGCTGCTCCTGGCCTCGCTCGTCATCGGCTGCTCACCCGCCCTCAAGGTCCGCGTGTTGGAGCCAGCGCGGGTGAACGTGGGCTCCTCCAAGAAGCTGGTCCTGATGCAGACCGAGGGCCGTCCCAGCATCCGGGACTACGTCCTCAACGAGCTGCGGCGGCAGAGCCGGCAGGACGGCTACTTCGCGCTCGCGGACCGCACCGACACGGGCGCCATCGTGAAGGTCGCGGGCCGCGAGGTGCAGATTCATGGCGACAAGGCTCCCACCCTGGAGCAGGGGGAGATTGGCCTGCGCGTCGACGTGCTCGGATGGGACACCGACATGGAGAAGCGCGTCACCGAGACCAAGGACGACAAGGGCAAGGTCAAGAAGACGAAGAAGGACGTCTTTGTCGCGAAGCTCGTCCTCGGCGTGACGGCCTTCAACTCCGCCGGCAGGGTGCTGCTCGCGGAGGAGGAGTACGCGGGCCAGTTCGAGTCGGAGAAGGTGGACGAGCTGCTCCCCATGGCCGCCGCGCAGATGGTGGACCGCGTGCTCGGGGAAATCACGCCCCGTCACGTCACCCACTACATCCGGATGGATGACGACGACGAGGCGCAGAAGGACTTCGTCAAGGCGGCCGAGAATGGCGACGTCGACGGGGCCGTCACCAAGCTGACGGCGTACGTGGAGCAGCACCCGGACAACGCGGGTGCCTTGTACAACCTCGCCGTGCTGCAGGATGCCAGCGGCGAGTACGAGAAGGCGCTGGAGCACTACTCGCGCGCCATCTCCCTGGCCTCGAAGGACTTTTATGTGAAGATGCGGGACGAGTGCGCCGCCCGGCTCGCGAGTCGGCAGGCCCTGGCGGAGTGA
- a CDS encoding RNA polymerase sigma factor has product MSAESAASRGGPAARAAPPAPTSEDLAALYRRFGPAVHRRALSLTRDAEEALDVTQDTFLAYMNVRRTPRDEASPFTVLYQIATYRAVDRVRRRARWSGRLGPLSVEDEDGEAEHPRGEVATAHTGGLERVEALQDLALLTQGEDPEVLTVAVLYFVEGHTTEEVARVLDMSRKTVTRMLARFAERARKRSLRLAPGDAP; this is encoded by the coding sequence TTGAGTGCGGAGTCCGCCGCTTCCCGGGGAGGGCCCGCCGCGAGGGCGGCTCCTCCTGCGCCGACCTCGGAGGACCTCGCGGCGCTCTACCGGCGCTTCGGCCCCGCCGTGCACCGGCGGGCGCTGTCGCTCACGCGTGACGCCGAGGAGGCGCTGGACGTCACCCAGGACACCTTCCTGGCGTACATGAACGTCCGGCGCACTCCGCGCGACGAGGCCTCGCCCTTCACGGTGCTGTATCAAATCGCCACGTACCGGGCGGTGGACCGGGTCCGCCGCCGCGCGCGCTGGTCCGGCCGCCTGGGCCCGCTGTCCGTGGAGGACGAGGACGGGGAGGCGGAGCACCCGCGCGGGGAGGTGGCGACGGCGCACACGGGCGGGCTGGAGCGGGTGGAGGCCCTGCAGGACCTGGCGCTCCTCACGCAGGGCGAGGACCCGGAGGTGCTGACGGTGGCGGTGCTCTACTTCGTGGAGGGGCACACCACGGAAGAGGTGGCGCGGGTGCTGGACATGTCTCGCAAGACGGTGACCCGGATGCTGGCGCGCTTCGCCGAGCGCGCTCGGAAGCGCAGCCTCCGGCTGGCCCCGGGGGACGCGCCATGA
- a CDS encoding GNAT family N-acetyltransferase, with amino-acid sequence MTTVRCVIASSQRQLDDALRVRWAVFGAELGLLGTPPPAPRDVSCFDTLETTLHFVVYAGDKAVATSRLLLPNAEVARASGRRLGIELEQKLDLENVDAPGMRLAETTRYCVLSGYRGSEVLLRLQAEMYRESRRRGVTHWIASANTETDCEVDALIAFQVAARMRCVSPRWKVIPLAPAQAPEVPEAPLFTPEERLRACQGRFDGLRLPRTLSLFAKKLGACFIAEPLYDARFHRYATPLVAALDAIPASTLGWFDAFPEGATRAA; translated from the coding sequence ATGACGACCGTGCGGTGTGTGATTGCCTCGTCGCAGCGGCAGTTGGACGACGCGCTCCGGGTGCGCTGGGCGGTGTTCGGCGCGGAGCTGGGGCTGTTGGGGACTCCGCCTCCAGCGCCTCGTGACGTGAGCTGCTTCGACACGCTGGAGACGACGCTCCACTTCGTGGTGTACGCGGGGGACAAGGCCGTGGCCACGTCGCGGCTGCTGCTGCCGAACGCGGAGGTGGCGCGCGCCTCCGGACGGCGGCTGGGCATCGAGCTGGAGCAGAAGCTGGACCTGGAGAACGTGGACGCGCCGGGCATGCGGCTGGCGGAGACGACGCGCTACTGCGTGCTGAGCGGCTACCGCGGCTCGGAGGTGTTGCTGCGCCTGCAGGCGGAGATGTACCGGGAGAGCCGCCGGCGCGGGGTGACGCACTGGATTGCGTCAGCGAACACGGAGACGGACTGCGAGGTGGACGCGCTCATCGCCTTCCAGGTGGCCGCGCGGATGAGGTGCGTGAGCCCCCGCTGGAAGGTGATTCCCCTCGCGCCCGCCCAGGCACCCGAGGTGCCCGAGGCGCCGCTGTTCACGCCCGAGGAGCGCCTGCGCGCCTGCCAGGGCCGCTTCGACGGGCTGCGCCTGCCGCGCACGCTGTCGCTCTTCGCGAAGAAGCTGGGCGCGTGCTTCATCGCCGAGCCGCTCTACGACGCGCGCTTCCACCGGTACGCCACGCCGCTGGTGGCCGCGCTGGACGCGATTCCGGCCAGCACGCTGGGCTGGTTCGATGCGTTTCCGGAAGGCGCCACGCGCGCCGCCTGA